A genome region from Geodermatophilus bullaregiensis includes the following:
- a CDS encoding VOC family protein, with amino-acid sequence MPAHLLALTSDAHDPARLAGFWGDVLGRVVVDDLRGALLPGSDTQVGLRFVPSGAEKVGTNRVHLHLTSTSPADQQDTVAAALELGARHLDVGQLPEEGHVVLADPEGNEFCVIEPGNSFLAGCGFLGELACEGTRQVGLFWAEALGWPLVWDEDQETAVQSPHGGTKVAWGGPPVAPRHRRNRQRFDLALTDGDPAAEIDRLVAMGATRLGGTGDGAVELADPDGNEFCLRYG; translated from the coding sequence GTGCCCGCCCACCTGCTGGCTCTGACCTCCGACGCGCACGACCCGGCTCGTCTGGCCGGCTTCTGGGGCGACGTGCTGGGACGGGTGGTCGTCGACGACCTCCGCGGTGCGCTGCTGCCCGGGTCCGACACCCAGGTCGGCCTGCGGTTCGTCCCGAGCGGAGCGGAGAAGGTCGGTACGAACCGGGTGCACCTCCACCTGACCAGCACCAGCCCCGCCGATCAGCAGGACACGGTCGCGGCGGCGCTCGAGCTCGGCGCCCGCCACCTCGACGTCGGCCAGCTCCCCGAAGAGGGACACGTCGTGCTGGCCGATCCCGAGGGCAACGAGTTCTGCGTGATCGAGCCCGGCAACTCGTTCCTGGCCGGCTGTGGGTTCCTCGGGGAGCTCGCCTGCGAGGGCACCCGGCAGGTCGGGCTGTTCTGGGCCGAGGCGCTGGGCTGGCCCCTGGTGTGGGACGAGGACCAGGAGACCGCGGTCCAGTCCCCGCACGGTGGCACCAAGGTCGCCTGGGGTGGCCCGCCCGTGGCGCCGAGGCACCGGAGGAACCGGCAGCGCTTCGACCTCGCCCTGACCGACGGCGACCCGGCGGCCGAGATCGACCGACTCGTCGCGATGGGGGCGACCCGGCTCGGCGGCACCGGGGACGGCGCCGTCGAGCTGGCCGACCCCGACGGCAACGAGTTCTGCCTCAGGTACGGCTGA